catgctatcaccattgtcatgttatgatcttcatttgcttctctacttgaagtgtgctacctatctcatgatcacttgatgaactaggttagcacttagggtttcatcaattcaccaaaaccaaactagagctttcagcagcagccaagaaaggaggcgcggcggGCAAGGATAGGGACGGCTTCCCCAACCCcatggaatgcatcatgatcttcaggggaTCCGATGtcgtctactccaagcgccagcacaaagtgcgctaccgaGAGGCGTGCGTCGCCgaaacggccatcccctcctaccttcgctggtcggaatctccgatcacctttgatcagagggaccatccatcccacatCGCCAGACTAGGACGCTACCCTCTCGTCGTTAAACCCATTGTACGTAAGAAGcacctcactaaggtgctgatggacggaggcagttgCCTCaccatcctctacgtcgacaccctcgacgccatgtgcatcccccagTCGGAGCTCCGACCGGCGAGCTCTGCCTTCCATCGTGTGATCCTAaaagcgcaggcatacccgctcgggcagatcaacctgcccatcacgtttggcgaccgagccaacttccgctcagaggtgCTCACATTCGAGGTGGTGAACTTCCCGaggtcttaccacgccatcttggggtggccatgctacgccaagttcatggtggtccccaactacacctacctaaagctgaagatgctgggaacgaacgacatcatcactgtgggtagcaccttctcacatgccttcatgtgcgaccgtgagcattacgagctcgccactgccgtcatcaactcttCCAAGCTCCCGCGGCTCAGGGAGttgtcgaccccagcagtcccggactgcaacaagccaaccccctcgatggccttccgcccactcgaggaaactaaggaggTGGGGATCGACCTtatatggtgaccgaagtgatccaaCTGGATGCCTACCGACTCaaggacgacaacggcgacgttctcaccaacacttggagcatcgaacagttacgtcgtttcttcccttaaaaatttggtcttactgTTTTTTCATTCAATGTTCGCTCCTACAGAGCACCCTGGCCCGAACACTTTTGGCTTcggtcactcaggggctccacggAGGTGCGGTACCACCGCTCTTCttctttactatcatatggtaaatacaatTTTTACTCGAACGAAAGGgcagtccgttcctttaattatctTACGTAACTATGCTTCAATATTctaactgatcgcaccccgcctctacctatggttacgagcagctgagcctcacgagTCACGcccaggctcttaaggttgcaaccTACGGGACGAACGGGcatgtgtgaaaaagaaagaataaaaacaaagcaatgctaaggtaaaaataaggaacggatgggacaagcttccccgaacgaagtaaattcatcacaaaacgaaaattgatgtattcatcaaatacgaactgttcacatgggggctcccccacgaacttaacttttacatctgCCAAACTACTTTTACTCTAATTTCAACTGTGGCTGCCTGGTGGCATCGGCTGATGGCGCGACTGACAAAGGTAGGGGCTGCTCACTCTCTGGCTGGACGACACTCGGCTCGGTCGGAGGTGGGGCGACATATGCCTCTGACCCGggctccactccatccataggctaggcGACGTCCTCCTGGTGCGCGCCTTCAGCCGCGTTCGCACGgcaagcatccatcacccactgcgcgaagacttgctcggccaccaactgtgtgtgtggcagcaagctttctCCGAGCACATGGATGGCCTCCGGGCTCCAGCCATCGGCATACCCGCTGCAGATGGCGGCGAAGTCCAACTCTAGGTAGTGCGTCGCCACCgatgtcagcacccccgacgttCCGTAGAACATCCCATCAGTGATGAGCGCCCGCACTtcatccgggacctccgccagtcggacggcgggcgtgctggtgctcgccgacccgaagacctccgagacgaCGACCTGGGCGATGTTGTGAAGctggtcgagctcccccttgagagcacatcgctcttcaagggacttggccagtgcctccgcATTCTGGCCAATCATCGCCCTAGCTGTCTCCAGGTCCTGCTTCAGCGACCCAACCTTTCCgcccagctctggaagaaggatgacaagctcagaagcaggctaaaggaaaaaaccaagacaCCAAAAGCAGAAAGGGTACGTACCGAGgcgggtgttctcgaggatggagagtccctcgtCCTGCCGAGTCACCTGCTCGCACAACTAGGCGTTCAACTCCTCAGTCCCAAGCATCCGACCCCAGAGCGCGAGCACTTACTGGTcgacctccgaccgggccttccgctctgacttCAGGGCCTTCCGCTCCGCCTCTAGGGTCTCCAGGGTACTTTGGAGCGCCACCTCGGTCTCCGTCAGGGACTTCTGCAGCGCtgcctcagtctccgcctggcgaaccttcgccgcctcaagcccccCGCTCGGCATTGGTCGCCCGCTCCATCGCGAGCAGCTCCGCCGCCCGCGCCTCTGTCACCTCCGCCGCCTAGTATTGGGACTCGCGGCGGGCGAACTCTAGCTCACGCTTGAGCTCGGCGACCCGCCATGACATCTCGGCCTCCCAGGCATGCTCCATCCAGAGGAAACGAGACTTGCGGCTCGACATCTCTTCCAGACTATGCAAAACAAGAAgtaagcatgctgaggcaaccgacgaaagaccaaggagtcaagaaCGAAAGCAGAAAACTCACCTCTGCGACACGGGGCAGGTCGACCGTGACCACCTGTTGGACGGACTTGActcgctccaaggcctcctccagcttcaccctggtttgggcgagatcagactccatcgcaagtcctctccccccaagcacGTCCCAGAGCTAACACTCCTGCTCAACTCaaaggatgaaccaaaccttccacaggtcctcggggcagggccacaccaggtcggtCGCCCCCAACCCGCTAGAAGGTCCAGCTGACGATTGGACCACTACCAGCTCCCGCGACGGCGCCGACGGCTCCACCCCGTCACCTACTTCGCCGTCGGAGGAGACCTCCACTACCTTGATTTCACGGCCCGCCGGCAGACGTTCCGCCTCCGGCCTGGCCGCATCCCCGCCCGACACCTCCGGCTCCGACTAGGAGGGTGAGCCGTGCGGCCCTCAGCCGGGCGAGGTagggagcctggtctccctccCCTCTTCCGCCGCAGCCGGTGCAGGAGGGGTGGCAAGGGTCACCTCCGACGTggcctccgccgtcaccacgAGGACCTATATGAGCACGAGTCATGAGTCCAGGTTATTTAGAATCAGATTCTATCAATCATCGCTAGACGCGAGTCGTTCTAAATCGTATGAGCACGGGTCATATAAGTCCACACATAAAAAAAAACTCTCCATAGGTAGGTAAAGATATACCCTTCTTCTCGTCATCATTCACTATAAACTTTTGATAATTTTTATCTCCCGTTGCAACGCGGCTAGTATAGAAAAAAAATGTAAAAACAGAGATTCCCTTATTCAAGAGACAGAGCCTTAAATTGGATCGATCTTCGCTGCGTGTCCTTAAGGTTTCACTGCGTGAACCATTGCAAACTTGGCCAAAAAAGTAAGATATGCACGTACCTAACCTTATTAAGTATCGTTTGACCAGAGAACAacacttgtttttttttcttgacgAAAAGCAAGGCTATATAATTGACCTGATGAGCGAAACGTGCAAGTTGCCCAAGTTGGATTGCAAAATTCGCAACGCACGGAATCAAGCCGGCCCGGCCATTGCGCAGCAGGAGAGGCCGAGCTAGTAAGGACAGATGCAGGCCGGGCAACTCGATCCATCTGCTGATCGATCTTAGGAGTATATATTACATAAATGCAAGAGGCATGGCTGGTTGGTCCTTGAGGTCCCTGTTAGGGGAACCAGCTGACGCCCCACTGATCCTAGTTACTAGCTGTTCGCAGGCCGTTCTCATATCCGATTTATCTGTTCATTTTCAGCGATCGCCGTTCACAGCGTCTTCGTCCCTTTAAGATGCATTTATCATTGAATCTCCGTTCCACAACGCGTTGTGTGCATGCGCTGATGAACGTGGACGTGGTACCGGTGATGATTCTGTCGTCTGTTCAACGGGGTGAATGGTGCACGACTGCACGGCACATcgaagcgagagagagagagagagagagagagagagagagagagagagagagagcaggtaCGGTGTGTATATCTACGTATTTATTTATGTACTCCGTAATATATACAGGCAGGACTCAGGAGAAGAGATTGATATATATATGCTGCCGCATGTAGCTAGGGATGGAACAGAAGAATATGCCGCGCCGTCGTCGGCGTACGTACGTTGGTGATTGCGAACGAACCGACATCCAAAGTCGTAGCTTGCCGCTGCGGACATGACATATGTCGGACTGTCGTCGGTATATCTATGTATGTGGAAAAAAAAGGGGGCTTCAATTCGTCCCGGGGAGATCCTGGTAGGAAACTGTCGATTCAGGGCGACCCCAGAGACCCTAAACCCATCTGACCTACGAGCTCTCTCCGATCCTCCTGCCGTTTTGCTGTTGTTTCTGCTTTACACAATGCAAGTCACCAACCATGCAAGAAGCGAAAAGGGTCAAGCTAGACATCTATCTATCCATGCGCGGATTGACAGGAGATAGAATAAAAGAAAAAACCCTGCCAGCTTCTGACTTTTTAGCGCTCTCTCTCGATGACTCGATCGCTCCAGTGGCAGCACCGCTGCACCGCGACCGTACCTAACCGTAATGCGATAGAGGTAGATGATGATGGAACGTGAGTCCACGCTGCTAACTTGGGCCGGTCGCAACGTCCCAAGGGTTCGGGCGTCGTTTTCTGCATGCTTGCCTTTCCTCTCTCTGGCTCTCTCGCTGCTCGATCGACGACCTGTCAACTGTCATCTACCCCAGTGCAACAGCTACCGGCCGTTAGCTTATGTGGCCTGTCTCTGTTCGCCGGCTGTACCGTCGCCCTTGATGAAAACAGGGTATACAGTTGACCTGATGAGCGAAACGTGCAAGTTGGATTGCGAAATTCGCAACGCACGGAATGAAGCCAGCCCGGCCATTGCGCAGCAAGAAAGGCCGAGCTAGTAAGGACAGATGCCAGCCGGGCAATGCAACTCGATCTGCCGCTGATCCCGATCGATCTTATGTAAACGCAGGAGGCCAGGAGCCAGGACTGCTGGTTGGTCCTTCGCTCCTTGAGGTCCCTGATAGGGAAACAGCTGATGCTCCACGCTAATCCTAGCTACTAGCTGTTCGCAGACCGTTCTTATCCGATTTATCTGTTCAATTTCAGCGATCGCCGTTCACCGCGCGCGTCTTCGTCCCTTTAATAAGATGCATGGATCCGTTCCACAGTACGTCCGCGCACGCGTTGTTGTGTGCATGCTGATGAACGTGGACGTGATACCGGTGAAGATTCTGTCGTCTGTTCGACGCGGTGAACGGTGCACGCCTGCACATCGAAGCGACAGAAAGAGAGAGCAGGTATGGTGTGTATATATATCTACGTACGTATGTATGTACTTCGTAATATATACGGCACATCGAAACGTTATTATATGCTAGCTGCCGCATGTAGCTAGGGATGGATCATGGAACGGAGAAGAATATATATGCCGTCGTCGGCGTACCTACGTCGGTGATTGCGATCGAACCTACACCATCCAAAGTCGTAGCTACCTACGTTGGTGATTGCGATCGAACCGACACCATCCAAAGTCGTAGGTTGCCGCTGCGCGGACATGACATGTCAGACTGTCGGTGTGTCGTCGGTATATCTATGTATGTGCAAAAAATGGCTGCACTTCGTCTTCGGGATCTTGGTAGGAAACTGTCGATTCAGAGCGAGCCCAGAGACCGTAAACCCATCTGATCTACTTCGTCTCCGATCCTCCTCCCCTTTTGTTGTTGTTTCTGCACAAGTCACCAACCATTGCAAGCGAAAAGGGACAAGCTAGACATCTATCTATCCAGGCGCGGATCGACAGGAGAGAGATTAAAATAAAAGAAATTTAAAAACCCTGCTAGCTTCCGACTTTTTAGCGCGCTCTCGATGACTCGATCGCTCCAGTGGCAGCACCGCTGCACCGCCACGTAACCGTAATGCGCGATAGAGGTAGATGATGATGGAACGTGAGTCGACGCTGCTAACTTGGGCCGGTCGCAACGTCCCAAGGGTTCGGTCCTCGTTTTCTGCATGCTAGCTTGCCTTTCCTCTCTCTGGCTCTCTGGCTGCTCGATCGACGACCTGTCAACTGTCATCTACCCCAGTGCAACAGCTGCCGGCCGTTAGCTTATGTGGCCTGTCTCTGTTCGCCGGCTGTACCGTCGCCCATCCCTTTTCGCCACTCTCTATATCGATTCTTTGCATGCAGGCTTACATACTGTACGCTAACGTCTCACCGTACAAAACACCCAGGGCAAAGTGCTGCAACGCAGGCAGCCATATATATGGTTGGCTAGTCTAGCGCTGCTTCTTCGAATGTTCCGGCTACACACCTAAGCTAGCTACCTACGGAGTAGTCTCTTATTAAGTTATTATGTTGTCTGCATTCTGCAACATTGGTTAGTGCTTACATAGTACTAGCAAGAAGGACtagtatagtatatatatatataaaagaataaataaatgtaAACGGAAATAAAAATTTCTGGCGATCGCCGACGATACATACCAAACTCATATGGATAATGCTTCGGTTAGGGCGTCCGTCCCGTGTCGGACGCGGCTAGCTGGGCCTGCGGACTGGCCCATAGCGTGCTCCCGGCCAGCATATGGAGTTCctcaaaaacaaaaatgaaataaaatagaGCGACGCATCCTTCCTCGTTTCGCATCGGCCGCTGCGGGTGCCTCCACCACACCGCCGCCGTTCGCTCACTTCTTCTCCACTACTGCGGCCGCGTCCCTCTCCCCTCActccatggcggctcgagcaagCCTCGTCCCCTCCCTTACATGGATCCAACCACCCCTCCTCCACGTGTGTCTTCCCTCAAGTCTGGCGGATTCCATGGCGTCCCCTCCCCACACTCCATGGCCGCCGTGACCCTCCCCCACGTCCCATCGGATCTGACCCTCCCCTACCCTGGCCGACGACGCCCTCCCAAGATCCGGTAGCGCCTCCTCTCCCTCGGCCGACGTCGGGCATGGCGGGGGCGTGCGGATGCGCACCATCTAGCAAGCCTGCGCCATGGCAGTTGCTCACCAGGTAGGTCATGGCCGCGCGGCAAtgttgtgtttcaagtgtttctggaCGCTTTTCAGACATGTTACAAgcccatgtttcaagtgttttagttgtttcagatgtatgtttcaattgtttcatgcgaatgttgcaaaagtagatcaagatgttgcatatgttgcaatagttatacacgtatgttgcaagtgtctatccctaatgtttcatctgtttttttgtacacatatgttgcaagtgtttcagacgcatgtctcaagtgtttcatcttgcaagtgttgtatctgaatgtttcaaaagtagatcgggatgttgtacatgttgtAATGGAAAGACAATACAAGTCTGGTCaaggaaggaagaaagaaagaagatattaGTCCCGGGCCGACGTCGTCTGCGTTCGCACTCAGCTGGAGTAAGCTACGTAGATCTTTATGTCTGACGTCGCGTAGCCGTTGAAGTTGGAGCCGGCTCCAGTGGTGTAGGCGCCCATGTCGTCGAAGACGAGCCAGTCGCCCACGGCCATCTCTGGTAGCTGGTACCCGGTGACCACCGTGTCGAGAGAGTCGCACGTTGGGCCGAACACCGTGGAAGTGTAGGTTTTGTGGCCGGGGCGCGGGCTGGCGAGCGGCCTCGGGGTCGGCACGTAGTGGTCCATGATGATGCAGTTGAGCGAGCCATAGAGGCCGTCGTCGATCCAGTACTCGCGCACCTCTCGACGCGTGCGCTTACCGATGACGTGCGCGGCGAGCGTGAAGGCGGTCTCGGCGAAGTACCGCCCGGGCTCGCCGATCACCTCCACGCACGGCAGGTCGCCGAAGTGGTGCGCGAGCGCGTCGTTGATCACCGCCGCGGCGTCGTCGAAAGTGGGACCGGACACGAACCCGCCGCCGATGTCGAGGACGCGCATGGGCGGCATcccgagggcagcggcggcgtcgaACGCGCCGCGCGCGGCCTGAATGGCCCCGCGGTACACGCCGAGGTTGGACGCGCCGCTGCCGACGTGGAAGGAGACGCCGGCCACGGTGACCCCGGCGCGCTGGGCGGCGCGCAGGAGCGGCACGACCTCGTGGGCGTGCGCGCCGTACTTGGTGCCCAGGTCGACCCTGACGTCGCCGCCGTCGGGGCCCTTGAGGCGGAGCAGGAGCTGGCAGCCCGGGTGGCAGCGCCTGACCTTGGCCACCTCCTCCTCGGAGTCGTAGGTGGTGAAGTTGACCCCGACCTCCGCGGCGTACTCGAGGTGCGCCTCGGGCTTGCAGGGGTTGGCGTAGACGATGTCCCGCGGCTGGACGCCGAGCGCGAGCACTGCCTCGATCTCGGAGCGGCTGGCGCAGTCGAAGCCCGCGCCGAGCGCGGCGAGCGCGCCGAGGAGCGCCGGGTCCGGGTTGCACTTGACGGCGTAGCAGGGGCGCGCGTCCGGCAGCGCCCGGCGCCACGCCCGGAAGAGGTCAACGACCTTGGTGAGGTCGAAGACGTAGAAGGCGCTGCGCTGGGGCGGGCTGGTGGAGGCGAGGATGGAGTGGACGAGGCCGGACACGGCGTCCTGCTTGTCCTTGAGGGCGTCGCGCTTGAACGCGAGCAGCTTCCTGTCCCTGACGCCGGGCGCCGCAAGCACGGCCTGCAGGGGGCTGCTTCCAACCATGGTGATGACGACGGGCGCGATAAATGAGCAAGCAGCGTGATCGAGCTTTGTTTGATGGAGAGCTCCTGTTGCCTGAAAACCAAGatgtagaagagagagaaaaaaggagAACGTTAATAAACGATGACGATGTAAACGTTGCAGCAGCTTCCTTTATTTCGTGACGTCTGGTTGTGCCATTATGCTGGTCACCTGCGTCTAGTAGTGTTTAAAAAAACTCCAAGtattatgttattattattattatataaaaGGTAAAGAAGAAACATTTCATCGCATGCATGCACCAACGCAAGCATCGGATGCTGAGTCGAGGGACGCATGCATTTTAGACTGCTTGTGTTTTGTTTGCACAATGAACTACTGACCGAGGCGAGACGAtgatcgatccaatggatctggCAAGTGACGCCAAGCAAGCGTGAGGGGTGAGGCGAAGGCGAGAAGGTCGTTTGGTGAGACGCGTCTCTTGGTGTGTGCGCGGCTTGTTCGGCATGAGCTGGGCGACCTATATAGGACGCCGGGCGGGGTAGGTGGAGAGGCTTGCcagttgcagttgcagttgcagaCTTGCAGCGCTGCTGAGCTGAGGAGCGGCGGGTCTGCGGGTGGCCGATTCAGAAAGGTCCATTTGCGGGTCTGCCTCGGCAGAAGAACGTACCGTCCCTCCCGGCTTCCACCAGGGCCCAGGCCCAGTTCATTCCTGGCGACTTCCTTCCTTCTTCCAGTGTAGTCTCAACCGCAAAACATCCCAAATCCATTTGAGCGAGCGTTTATTGGATTCCTGTTCAGCGAACAGCGAACGAGCACATACGCATGGACCAGACCGCTGGCTATTGATGTCATCCGAAAAAAAGCAAAACATTTAATTCAAAATGTTATAATTTTTGAACGGTGTATCCGTTTTAAATTTCGTCTGCACCTCAGTGTTCTACGTGACGAGGTGAACAAAACAAGACCGCACTTGCATATGTTTCGAAGAATTTTTTTAGTAGCAATTTATGTGTATTAACTTATGACATGTAACTTATAACTTACAACTTATGCGTACAAGTTGTATTGAATAACTTTTTTGTCAGATTTGTTCGGTGGCATGGCTACACTTGCACGGATgttccttttttctttcttttttttcctaccatttttctcttttttgttaTATATTTACAAGTTATACTATATAGttattttcatattttctactaaTATGTTATTATATTAATTTGTATATTTAAGTTCTTGAATATAACTTGTACGTCCAACTTTACATCTAAGTCATTCGTTATATTATATATCTAAGTTATATAAATAAGTTGTAGATAAAAGTTTTATGTATAATTTTTATAGCTTTCTATGAAATTATGTTGATAAATTTGTTCCACAAAATATTATACATAAAAGTTATGCGTATAGTCTTGTCACGTAGTAAGTTATATGTATAAGTTATGCACGTAACTTTGTCACGTTAAATGTATATGTCGAAGTCATTTGTATAAGTTACATgttataagttatatgttataagtCAGTACACATAAATTTTTATTAGAATAAAATTTTTTGAAACATATTCAAGTGGTGTCTAATTTTATTCGTCTCGTCTCGTAGAACATACCGAGGCAGGTGGAATTAAAAATAGATATACCATCCAAAAGTTATAATATTTTGAAATAAATGTTGTGTTTTTTTAGGTTACGCTAGGCTGGTGTCACAGTCAAAGAAAAAGGAGCGGAGGAGGGGAGCGGTTGCTGTGCCTGTGGGAATTAATATTTTTTCCTAAAACGGAAAATGAGATGCGACGGAATTTTGATGGCTCAACTAGGAACCTGTGAACGTTCGCCGAATAGTGTGGCTGGCAAAACATCGTGCCGTACCTTGCGTTGCGGCTACGAGGATGGATCATTCTTTGCAACGACACGTATTGGGTATTTGGGTGACGACTTTGCTTCATTCCCTTGGCCTTGCTCGGGTTTATGGAAATTTGGTCAAGTCTCATCAGACGTGCATGCACGGTCGGGTCTAACCAGTgccacacccacacacacacacacacacacataccacACGCTGCGTGAGTACACACGTGAACTTTTGTTGCCAGCATATCTTCAGGCTCACGCAATGCACTTGCTGCGCACTAGTTGGTGGACACCAGGACCAAGTATGTGACTCAAAACTCTATtggactaagagcatctccaggaaGCTCTGCAAAATAATCTCCAAATATCATGATTTAGAGGCTCTCTAAAAAAAATTGGCTCTCGAAAAAACTAGAGCACCACAACAGATTCTTTATTCTACCCCTTTCTCTATTTttaaaatttgccacgtcatatTATTTTAGATCACTTTGATCGGATCAACCAATCACATGAGTGGGCCGCGCGGGGAAAGGGGAAATTCGCGAGGGAGAGGACGGCATGCGACTGCATGGCGAGCGACGGTGGCTCGGGATTTTCTACCGAGCTATTTTTCCGGGATAGCTATCGGGGAATACCAAAATCTGTTGGACGCTTTTTATCCTCCATAATTGGTAAATCTAGAATCACGGAAGGGAATAGCGATGCTGTAGGAGATGCTCTGAGTACACATACACACATCACTATAAGAGGTTGTGAATAAGCAGCATGTTCGTTTCAGCTGGAttagcttataagtcatggctgaaagtacagctgactgatttggtatgagagaaaaacactgtttaagccgtggattataagccagatacaagcgaataagccgaaacgaacaggttcAATGAGCGCGTGAAAGTGAAAGTTAAGGAACATGTCCTGATCTCCATCGTTCAGTCGTGGCAAACTGAGGCAAGACATTGATGAGACCTCAATCACAAAACCTTTCACTATTATCAGCATGCCCATATAATTACCGTGGCCTATTTAAAAATACTTGACTTGCCATCATTATTAGCTCTACATTGTAATCATCAATATTTAGGTAATAAAGAATAGTTCTCTCACCTAGTACCTATGTGTTATTCCACTTTCATCTATTATGTGGTCGGTCGTTATATCTATTACATAGCGTCAGACGGTCGGTAGTTAAAAGTCGGCCGATCGTTATAGATTTATAACAATGCCACTATCAACGACATAGAAGGGTCGGTATCACTACTAGAAAATAGACCTTTCATCCCGCCTCTATTtttgcctttagtcccggttgtatccTCAAATAAGGATACAAAGTTCCTGCCCCAAGTGTGTGGCGACGATAGGCAATAATTAGTCCTGGTTATAGcccagagccgggactaaaggggctaGACCTTCCAACTgggaataaatctttactcctgGCTTGAGgctccagccgggactaaaggatgacctttagtcccgactctGGGCTATAACTGGGATAAAATCTTTCTTGATAAAATAATATAGTCGCGCtggacaaaaaaaaaaatgggacagccaggcattgaacccacgacctcatagctaaggtccaaaccgcagcgcactagctagccatctgaactaagtcactttctcgacaagaaagcacccaaacatttatttaataagagaaaagaccctttaattgattatattcttttgttaactatactttgaattttctggtccatgtgctttctagtgcctgaTTGATCTCATAATTTTTATCAGGGTTTCAAATGCCCAGTGTGAAGCCACCATCAAGTTCGAGATTTTTTTGAATTGGTTTGGTAattt
Above is a genomic segment from Miscanthus floridulus cultivar M001 chromosome 3, ASM1932011v1, whole genome shotgun sequence containing:
- the LOC136546680 gene encoding ornithine decarboxylase 1B, chloroplastic-like encodes the protein MVGSSPLQAVLAAPGVRDRKLLAFKRDALKDKQDAVSGLVHSILASTSPPQRSAFYVFDLTKVVDLFRAWRRALPDARPCYAVKCNPDPALLGALAALGAGFDCASRSEIEAVLALGVQPRDIVYANPCKPEAHLEYAAEVGVNFTTYDSEEEVAKVRRCHPGCQLLLRLKGPDGGDVRVDLGTKYGAHAHEVVPLLRAAQRAGVTVAGVSFHVGSGASNLGVYRGAIQAARGAFDAAAALGMPPMRVLDIGGGFVSGPTFDDAAAVINDALAHHFGDLPCVEVIGEPGRYFAETAFTLAAHVIGKRTRREVREYWIDDGLYGSLNCIIMDHYVPTPRPLASPRPGHKTYTSTVFGPTCDSLDTVVTGYQLPEMAVGDWLVFDDMGAYTTGAGSNFNGYATSDIKIYVAYSS